A window of the Gossypium hirsutum isolate 1008001.06 chromosome A05, Gossypium_hirsutum_v2.1, whole genome shotgun sequence genome harbors these coding sequences:
- the LOC107958524 gene encoding LOW QUALITY PROTEIN: methionine S-methyltransferase (The sequence of the model RefSeq protein was modified relative to this genomic sequence to represent the inferred CDS: inserted 1 base in 1 codon): MAVEEFLKQCQQSGDAAYAAFRSLLERLEDPKTRVDSRVFLSDLYSQVGSSDDCFNKYHFRIQDIQLDQCEGYPGRKKLTMMVIPSIFVPEDWSFTFYEGLNRHPDSIFKDKIVAELGCGNGWISIAIAEKWLPEKVYGLDINPRAVKVSWINLYMNSFDEKGQPIYDVEKKTLLDRVEFHESDLLSYCRERDIQLERIVGCIPQILNPNPEAMSKLITENASEEFLHALSNYCALQGFVEDQFGLGLIARAVEEGIAVIKPTGIMIFNMGGRPGQGVCKRLFERRGFRVTRLWQTKVLQAGDTDISALVEIEKNSPHRFEFFMGLSGDEPICARTAWAYGKAGGRISHGLSVYSCQLRQPNQVKVIFEFLKSGFQEISSSLDLSFEDDLVADEKIPFLAYLASILKENSYFPYELPAGCKRFRNLIAGFMKTYHHIPLTSDNVVIFPSRTVAIENALRLFSPRLAIVDEHLTRNLPRKWLTSLAVETAETGLSEDVLTVIDAPRQSDLMVELIKKLKPQVVVTGIAHFESVTSSAFVQLLDATREIGSRLFLDISDHFDLSSLPVTNGVLKYLSGTPLPSHAAILCGLVKNRVYSDLEVAFVISEDEAILKALSKTVEVLEGNTSLISQYYYGHLFHELLAFQLTDRHSHLQRSEKSKSVEVIGFSTSAISVLNNAELSISGDEDSLIHMDVDQWFLPTPSPVKAAIFESFARQNMGEFEIDVTHSIQQFVRSNYGFPIDSNTVFIYSDCLQALFSKLVLCCVHEGGTMCFPAGSNGNHVSAAKFXKANIVSIPTNSEEGFKLTEKTLNKTLETVKNPWVYISGPTINPTGLIYSNKEMENILTACAKFGARVVIDTSFSGLEFDFDGWGGWNLEGFLPKLSSSGNPAFCVSLLGGLSLKLLSGAVEFGFVALNQPLLIDTFHSYPGLSKPHSTEKYAIKKLLALREQKGGMLDIVKEQIRNLEVRTKRLKEALEKCGWHVLQPSAGVSMMAKPPFLDKTVKLSHSLKDTNSGEKDAAYEVKLNDATIREAIAKTTGLCINSGSWTGIPGYCRFTVALEESEFELALACLDKFKSIIGN, from the exons ATGGCGGTGGAGGAGTTTTTGAAGCAGTGCCAGCAATCGGGTGATGCTGCATACGCTGCCTTCCGATCGCTTCTGGAGAGGCTTGAGGATCCGAAGACGCGCGTCGACTCCCGGGTCTTCCTTTCGGATCTTTATTCCCAGGTCGGATCATCAGATGATTGCTTCAACAAGTACCATTTCCGGATCCAGGACATTCAGTTGGACCAATGTGAAG GCTATCCGGGAAGGAAAAAACTGACAATGATGGTGATTCCGAGCATTTTTGTACCAGAAGACTGGTCATTTACCTTTTATGAAGGACTCAATAGGCATCCAGATTCCATTTTCAAGGACAAGATAGTTGCCGAGCTTGGCTGTGGAAACGGATGGATATCTATAGCCATTGCTGAGAAATGGTTGCCTGAAAAG GTCTATGGCCTTGATATAAATCCACGAGCAGTGAAGGTTTCTTGGATAAACTTGTACATGAACTCTTTTGATGAGAAAGGCCAACCAATTTATGACGTAGAAAAGAAAACCTTACTTGATAGGGTGGAGTTTCATGAATCTGACCTGCTATCTTATTGTAGGGAACGTGATATTCAACTTGAACGGATAGTTGGATGCATACCTCAG ATTCTTAATCCAAACCCAGAGGCAATGTCAAAACTAATCACTGAAAATGCAAGCGAGGAATTTCTACACGCCTTGAGTAATTATTGTGCACTTCAG GGATTTGTTGAGGATCAATTTGGCTTAGGTCTGATTGCCAGGGCAGTTGAGGAAGGAATAGCTGTCATTAAACCCACAGGGATTATGATCTTCAATATGGGAGGCCGTCCGGGACAAGGCGTCTGCAAACGCCTGTTTGAAAGACGTGGTTTCCGTGTTACCAGGCTTTGGCAAACCAAAGTTCTTCAG GCTGGGGACACAGATATTTCAGCTTTAGTAGAAATTGAGAAGAATAGTCCACACCGTTTTGAGTTCTTTATGGGGCTTTCAGGAGATGAGCCTATTTGTGCTCGAACAGCATGGGCCTATGGAAAGGCTGGTGGCCGTATCTCTCATGGATTATCAGTTTACAGTTGTCAACTTCGTCAACCAAACCAG GTCAAAGTAATATTTGAATTTCTTAAAAGTGGCTTCCAAGAGATCAGTAGCTCTTTAGATTTATCTTTTGAAGATGATTTAGTTGCAGATGAGAAGATTCCATTCCTAGCTTATCTAGCCAGTATTTTGAAAGAGAATTCGTACTTCCCATATGAGCTACCAGCTGGATGTAAAAGATTTCGCAATCTAATTGCTGGGTTTATGAAAACGTACCACCATATTCCGCTTACTTCTGAT AATGTTGTCATCTTTCCTTCGAGGACTGTGGCAATTGAGAATGCTCTTCGGCTGTTCTCCCCCCGTCTTGCCATTGTTGATGAGCATCTGACCCGAAACTTACCCAGGAAATGGTTAACATCTTTGGCAGTTGAG ACTGCAGAAACTGGCTTGTCAGAGGATGTTCTTACCGTCATTGATGCACCGCGCCAGTCAGATTTGATGGTAGAGCTGATAAAAAAGCTGAAGCCACAGGTTGTGGTTACCGGGATAGCTCATTTTGAGTCGGTTACTAGTTCAGCGTTTGTGCAATTATTAGATGCCACCAGAGAAATTGGGTCTCGTCTTTTCTTAGACATATCTGACCACTTTGATTTATCAAGCCTTCCAGTTACCAATGGGGTACTGAAATATCTATCAGGAACTCCTCTGCCATCACATGCAGCGATCCTTTGTGGCTTGGTAAAAAATCGG GTCTATTCAGATTTAGAAGTTGCCTTTGTGATATCAGAAGATGAGGCTATCTTAAAAGCCTTGTCAAAAACTGTCGAAGTACTTGAAGGGAATACTTCATTGATTAGCCAATACTACTATGGACATCTGTTTCACGAGCTTCTAGCCTTTCAACTGACAGACAGGCATTCACATTTACAG AGATCTGAAAAGTCCAAATCAGTTGAGGTGATTGGTTTCTCTACGTCAGCAATCTCAGTCCTTAATAATGCTGAATTGTCCATTTCTGGTGACGAGGACTCTCTTATACATATGGATGTCGATCAATGGTTCTTGCCAACGCCTTCTCCAGTTAAGGCTGCTATCTTTGAAAGTTTTGCACGACAAAATATGGGGGAGTTTGAAATTGATGTTACTCACAGTATACAGCAATTTGTTAGGAGCAACTATGGGTTCCCAATTGATAGCAACACAGTTTTTATATATTCAGACTGCTTGCAAGCTCTTTTTAGTAAACTGGTCCTTTGCTGCGTTCATGAAGGTGGAACTATGTGCTTTCCAGCTGGTTCAAATGGTAATCATGTTTCTGCTGCCAAAT TGAAAGCGAACATTGTAAGCATCCCTACAAATTCTGAAGAAGGATTTAAGCTGACAGAGAAAACACTCAACAAAACACTAGAGACTGTGAAAAACCCATGGGTATATATCTCTGGTCCAACAATCAACCCAACCGGTTTGATTTATAGCAACAAAGAGATGGAGAACATTTTAACTGCATGTGCGAAATTCGGGGCAAGAGTGGTAATAGATACTTCATTCTCAGGACTGGAATTTGACTTTGATGGTTGGGGTGGATGGAATTTGGAGGGATTTTTGCCGAAGCTATCTTCCTCTGGCAACCCTGCTTTCTGTGTTTCTTTACTTGGAGGACTGTCTCTGAAACTGCTTAGTGGAGCAGTAGAATTTGGGTTTGTGGCTCTAAACCAACCACTTTTAATTGACACATTTCATAGCTATCCAGGCTTAAGCAAACCTCATAGCACAGAGAAATATGCAATCAAGAAGTTGCTGGCTCTGAGAGAGCAGAAAGGAGGCATGTTGGATATTGTCAAAGAACAAATTAGAAATTTGGAAGTCAGAACTAAGCGTTTGAAAGAG GCCCTTGAAAAATGTGGATGGCATGTGCTTCAACCCTCTGCTGGTGTTTCAATGATGGCAAAGCCCCCTTTCCTCGACAAGACTGTGAAGCTGAGCCATTCACTTAAGGACACTAATAGTGGTGAAAAGGATGCTGCCTATGAAGTTAAGCTCAATGATGCAACCATCAGGGAAGCCATTGCCAAGACCACAGGCTTGTGCATCAACAGTGGCTCATGGACTGGAATTCCTGGCTACTGCCGCTTCACTGTTGCCTTGGAAGAGAGTGAATTTGAGCTAGCATTGGCTTGCTTAGACAAATTTAAAAGCATAATTGGTAACTGA
- the LOC107958525 gene encoding phenylalanine N-monooxygenase CYP79D16, producing the protein MDNAATALFTSSLSPFTAVSSISVATFLSICSTFAVMAFAFYFLFKFLSGGNGKAKQAPLPPLLLKPWPIVGNLPEMLINKPTFRWIHELMKGITTGIACIRFGNVHVIVITCPEISCQFLKNQDAVFASRPVSMSTDVTTKGYLTTALVPFGDQWKKMKKVLMGELLSTTRHRWLHDKRVEEADNLVRYVYNLCTSAGGLVNVRVASQQYCGNVPRKMLFNRRYFGEGKEDGGPGFEEEEHISAVFTILAYLYSFCVSDYLPRLRGLDLDGHEKVMAGALSVMQKYHDPIIDERIQQWRNGEKEDVDDLLDVMISMKDAHDDPILTPDEIKAQITEIMIATVDNPSNAVEWALAEMLNRPEIMEKAAEEIDSVVGRERLVQETDFTNLNYVKACAREAFRLHPIAPFNVPHVSVADTTVANYFIPKGSHVLLSRTGLGRNPKFWDDALKFKPERHLKGGGVSLALTESELRFISFSTGMRGCKGVLLGTSMTVMLFARLLQCFTWTIPPTSQKPIDLSEAKDNLFLANPLVAVAKPRLPSHVYASLSLN; encoded by the exons ATGGATAACGCAGCTACTGCATTGTTCACCTCTTCCTTGAGTCCTTTCACCGCTGTGTCCTCAATTTCTGTCGCCACTTTCCTGAGCATCTGCTCCACCTTTGCTGTCATGGCATTCGCTTTCTATTTCCTCTTCAAGTTCCTGTCTGGAGGTAACGGGAAAGCAAAGCAAGCCCCTCTCCCACCCCTCCTACTGAAACCTTGGCCTATTGTGGGAAATCTCCCTGAGATGCTTATAAACAAGCCCACATTTAGGTGGATACATGAACTGATGAAGGGTATTACTACGGGCATTGCATGCATCCGCTTTGGAAATGTGCATGTAATTGTCATCACTTGTCCTGAAATAAGTTGTCAATTCCTGAAAAACCAGGACGCTGTTTTTGCGTCGCGGCCAGTTAGCATGTCCACTGATGTCACCACTAAAGGTTACTTAACAACAGCTCTGGTGCCCTTTGGAGACCAAtggaaaaagatgaagaaagtGCTGATGGGCGAATTGCTTTCCACAACCCGCCACCGGTGGCTGCATGATAAAAGGGTTGAAGAAGCTGATAACCTTGTGCGTTACGTGTATAACCTGTGCACGTCTGCAGGCGGCCTGGTAAACGTGAGGGTGGCATCACAACAGTATTGCGGCAATGTGCCAAGAAAAATGCTGTTCAACAGGAGGTACTTTGGGGAGGGTAAGGAGGATGGAGGACCTGGGTTTGAAGAAGAAGAGCATATCAGTGCTGTTTTCACCATCCTTGCGTATCTTTACTCGTTTTGCGTATCTGATTATCTTCCACGCTTGAGAGGCCTTGATCTGGATGGCCATGAGAAAGTTATGGCTGGCGCTCTTTCAGTTATGCAAAAATATCACGATCCAATAATCGATGAGAGGATTCAACAGTGGCGAAATGGTGAGAAGGAGGACGTCGACGACTTGCTTGATGTCATGATTAGTATGAAAGATGCACATGATGACCCCATTCTTACCCCGGATGAGATCAAGGCTCAAATTACT GAAATTATGATCGCAACGGTAGACAATCCGTCGAATGCGGTAGAATGGGCACTAGCTGAGATGCTGAACCGGCCGGAGATAATGGAGAAAGCTGCGGAGGAAATAGATAGCGTTGTTGGAAGGGAGAGGCTGGTCCAAGAGACTGATTTCACCAACCTCAACTATGTCAAGGCATGCGCCAGAGAAGCCTTCAGACTCCATCCAATTGCACCCTTCAATGTCCCGCATGTCTCTGTGGCTGATACAACTGTTGCCAATTACTTCATCCCAAAAGGGAGTCATGTGCTTCTTAGCCGCACTGGTCTGGGTCGCAACCCTAAATTCTGGGATGATGCACTCAAGTTCAAGCCAGAGCGGCACCTCAAGGGGGGTGGGGTCTCACTGGCGCTAACTGAGTCAGAGCTGCGCTTCATCTCCTTCAGCACCGGAATGCGTGGGTGCAAGGGCGTCCTGCTGGGGACTTCCATGACTGTCATGCTATTTGCAAGGTTGCTGCAGTGTTTCACTTGGACCATCCCACCAACTAGTCAGAAGCCCATCGATCTGAGTGAGGCCAAGGACAATCTGTTTCTTGCCAATCCGCTTGTTGCTGTTGCCAAGCCCAGGCTTCCCTCCCATGTTTATGCGTCGCTCTCCCTTAACTAG